The following coding sequences are from one Virgibacillus necropolis window:
- the cysE gene encoding serine O-acetyltransferase: MFKRMKSDMDVVFEQDPAARTHFEVFLTYSGLHAIWSHRIAHTFYKRNLFFIARVISQISRFFTGIEIHPGAQIGDRFFIDHGMGVVIGETCEIGDNVTIYQGVTLGGTGKEKGKRHPTIENNVLISTGAKVLGSIVIGENSKVGGGSVVLHDVPENSTVVGIPGRVVIQNGKKVRRDLDHHKMPDPVDDRCNQMETEIRLLTAEIANLKEGKHNDNHNL; encoded by the coding sequence ATGTTTAAGCGGATGAAATCAGATATGGATGTTGTATTCGAACAGGATCCAGCGGCTCGAACTCATTTTGAAGTATTTTTAACTTATTCAGGATTACATGCTATATGGTCGCACCGAATTGCACATACTTTTTATAAACGGAATTTATTTTTTATCGCACGTGTTATTTCGCAGATTAGTCGTTTTTTTACCGGGATAGAAATACACCCGGGCGCGCAGATTGGCGATAGATTTTTCATTGACCATGGAATGGGAGTAGTCATTGGGGAAACATGTGAGATTGGGGATAATGTTACCATTTACCAAGGCGTAACCTTAGGTGGTACTGGAAAAGAGAAAGGAAAACGTCATCCGACGATTGAAAATAACGTTCTTATTTCAACAGGTGCAAAAGTATTAGGATCGATTGTAATTGGCGAGAATTCAAAGGTTGGTGGCGGATCCGTTGTGTTACATGATGTTCCAGAAAACTCCACTGTGGTAGGTATACCAGGACGTGTCGTTATTCAAAATGGAAAAAAAGTAAGACGGGATTTGGATCATCATAAAATGCCGGATCCTGTTGATGACCGCTGCAATCAAATGGAAACGGAAATCCGATTATTAACTGCTGAAATAGCTAACTTGAAAGAGGGGAAACATAATGACAATCACAATTTATAA